The genomic segment CCGAATTGTGACACAGAGCTCACCTGTTACGACCCAGTTCCCGCACGCAGCAGGTATTGGTCTTGCAGCAAAAATGGCAAATGATCCAGTTGCAATTTATGCATCAACAGGAGAAGGTTCCTCTAACCAAGGAGACTTTCATGAAGGAATCAACTTTGCATCGGTACATAAGTTGCCAGTTGTATTCGTTATTCATAATAATAAATATGCAATTTCCGTTCCAGCATCAAAACAATATGCAGCAGAAAAGCTTTCTGACCGAGCAATTGGTTACGGAATCCCTGGTGAACGTGTTGATGGTACGAATATGGGGGAAGTTTATGCAGCATTTAAGCGTGCAGCTGACCGAGCGAGGAATGGTGAAGGACCAACATTAATAGAAACAGTTTCATACCGTTTCACCCCGCATTCCTCAGATGACGACGACAGTAGCTACCGTTCAAAAGCAGAAGTGGCAGAAGCCAAAGAAAAAGACCCACTAAAGATTTTTGAAAAAGA from the Listeria seeligeri serovar 1/2b str. SLCC3954 genome contains:
- a CDS encoding thiamine pyrophosphate-dependent dehydrogenase E1 component subunit alpha, which produces MTLKEAGLTEDKLLKMYETMLMARRLDERMWLLNRSGKIPFTISGQGQETAQIGAAFAFDLDKDYCLPYYRDLAVVLAFGMTAKDIMLSAFAKAEDPNSGGRQMPAHFGQKSNRIVTQSSPVTTQFPHAAGIGLAAKMANDPVAIYASTGEGSSNQGDFHEGINFASVHKLPVVFVIHNNKYAISVPASKQYAAEKLSDRAIGYGIPGERVDGTNMGEVYAAFKRAADRARNGEGPTLIETVSYRFTPHSSDDDDSSYRSKAEVAEAKEKDPLKIFEKELVDEGYLTEEKIAEIEKNIAKEVNEATDYAENAAYAEPESSLLYVYDEEANS